In Streptomyces longhuiensis, the following proteins share a genomic window:
- a CDS encoding DEAD/DEAH box helicase, which yields MANPARPPRPTRTRSASASGNAGAGNAGRNSRGGRSGGKGRVPERRPTPPQEFTMPENTTPALPAAATFAELDMPAGLLKTLTEQGVTEPFPIQGATLPNSLAGRDLLGRGRTGSGKTLAFGLPMLARTAGRKAEPRMPLALVLVPTRELAQQVTDALTPYAGAVRLRLTTVVGGMSISRQASSLRRGADVVVATPGRLKDLIERGDCDLSEVRITVLDEADQMADMGFMPQVTALLKQVAPGGQTMLFSATLDRNVDRLVRQFLTDPVVHSVDPSAGAVTTMEHHVLHVLDETDKKAVTARIAAREGRVILFVDTKRSADRLAKRLLASGVLAAPLHGGRSQPQRNRTLEQFKDGRVTALVATNVAARGIHVDDLGLVVNVDPPTEHKDYLHRGGRTARAGESGSVVTLVLPEQKRDVTRLMRDAGIRPQTTQVKSTDEELVRITGAREPSGVPAVIEVPEPTAPAASGARKPRRSRGGSGRGQGAGQAGRAQGGRAQAGRGEGGGQGGGRGQAVQGGRSQSAGGRGQGGRGQGGPGQGGAGQSAGGRGGRARRGPRDAGRGAAA from the coding sequence ATGGCTAACCCCGCACGTCCGCCCCGTCCGACCCGCACCCGGTCCGCATCCGCTTCAGGAAACGCGGGCGCCGGAAACGCCGGAAGGAATTCCCGGGGCGGAAGGTCCGGCGGAAAGGGCCGCGTTCCCGAGCGCAGGCCCACGCCGCCGCAGGAATTCACGATGCCGGAGAACACGACGCCCGCGCTGCCCGCGGCCGCGACGTTCGCCGAGCTCGACATGCCGGCCGGCCTTCTGAAGACGCTCACCGAGCAGGGCGTCACCGAGCCGTTCCCCATTCAGGGCGCCACCCTCCCCAACTCCCTCGCGGGACGCGACCTCCTCGGCCGCGGCCGCACCGGCTCCGGCAAGACCCTCGCGTTCGGCCTGCCGATGCTCGCCCGCACCGCCGGCCGCAAGGCGGAGCCGCGCATGCCGCTGGCCCTCGTCCTCGTGCCGACCCGCGAGCTCGCCCAGCAGGTGACCGACGCCCTCACGCCGTACGCGGGCGCCGTCAGGCTCCGACTGACCACCGTCGTCGGCGGCATGTCGATCTCCCGTCAGGCGTCCTCCCTGCGCCGTGGCGCGGATGTCGTCGTGGCGACGCCCGGCCGCCTCAAGGACCTCATCGAGCGCGGCGACTGCGATCTGTCCGAGGTGCGGATCACCGTCCTCGACGAGGCCGACCAGATGGCCGACATGGGCTTCATGCCGCAGGTCACGGCGCTCCTCAAGCAGGTCGCCCCGGGCGGCCAGACCATGCTGTTCTCGGCGACGCTCGACCGGAACGTCGACCGGCTCGTCCGGCAGTTCCTCACCGACCCGGTCGTCCACTCCGTGGACCCGTCGGCGGGTGCCGTCACCACGATGGAGCACCACGTCCTCCACGTGCTCGACGAGACCGACAAGAAGGCCGTCACCGCGCGCATCGCCGCCCGCGAAGGCCGCGTGATCCTCTTCGTCGACACCAAGCGGTCCGCCGACCGGCTCGCCAAGCGGCTCCTCGCCAGCGGTGTCCTCGCGGCGCCGCTGCACGGCGGACGCTCGCAGCCGCAGCGCAACCGCACCCTGGAGCAGTTCAAGGACGGCCGGGTCACAGCCCTCGTCGCCACGAACGTCGCCGCCCGCGGCATACACGTCGACGACCTCGGCCTGGTCGTGAACGTCGACCCGCCGACCGAGCACAAGGACTACCTGCACCGCGGCGGCCGCACCGCCCGCGCCGGTGAGTCCGGCAGCGTCGTCACGCTGGTTCTGCCCGAGCAGAAGCGCGACGTCACGCGCCTCATGCGGGACGCGGGCATCCGCCCGCAGACCACCCAGGTCAAGTCCACCGACGAAGAGCTCGTCCGTATCACCGGCGCGCGCGAGCCCTCGGGCGTCCCCGCCGTCATCGAGGTCCCGGAGCCGACCGCTCCGGCGGCCTCCGGTGCCCGCAAGCCGCGGCGCAGCCGTGGCGGCAGCGGACGCGGTCAGGGCGCCGGCCAGGCAGGGCGTGCCCAGGGCGGGCGCGCGCAGGCCGGGCGCGGCGAAGGCGGCGGCCAGGGCGGAGGGCGTGGTCAGGCCGTCCAGGGCGGCCGCTCCCAGAGCGCCGGTGGCCGGGGCCAGGGCGGCCGGGGCCAGGGCGGTCCCGGGCAGGGCGGCGCAGGTCAGAGCGCCGGCGGGCGCGGCGGCCGGGCCCGGCGCGGTCCGCGTGACGCCGGGCGCGGCGCGGCCGCGTAA
- a CDS encoding NAD(P)H-dependent flavin oxidoreductase: MSDATLETAFTKLVGVRHPLVQTGMGWVAGPRLVSASANAGALGILASATMTLDQLRSAVREVKSRTDEPFGVNLRADAGDARDRVRLIIDEGVRVASFALAPSRDLIAELKDAGVVVVPSIGARRHAEKVAAWGADAVIVQGGEGGGHTGDVATTVLLPQVVDAVDIPVIGAGGFHDGRGLVAALAYGAAGVAMGTRFLLTSDSTVPDAVKARYVAATVKDVTVTTAVDGLPHRMLRTDLVDSLERAGRTRALVQAVRRAAGFRKLSGLSWPQMVRDGLAMKHGKELSWSQVLLAANTPMLLKASMVEGRTDLGVMASGQVAGVIEDLPSCEELVTRVMSDALHVLGTLPTPG, translated from the coding sequence ATGAGCGACGCGACCCTCGAGACGGCGTTCACCAAGCTCGTCGGTGTCCGCCACCCGCTCGTGCAGACCGGCATGGGCTGGGTCGCGGGCCCGCGCCTCGTGTCGGCGTCGGCGAACGCCGGGGCGCTCGGCATCCTCGCCTCCGCCACCATGACCCTCGACCAGCTCAGGTCGGCGGTGCGCGAGGTGAAGTCCCGTACGGACGAACCCTTCGGGGTCAATCTGCGCGCGGACGCCGGTGACGCGCGGGACCGGGTGCGGCTGATCATCGACGAAGGGGTGCGGGTCGCCTCGTTCGCACTCGCGCCGTCCCGTGACCTGATCGCCGAGCTGAAGGACGCGGGCGTCGTCGTCGTCCCCTCCATCGGTGCCCGGCGGCACGCGGAGAAGGTCGCCGCGTGGGGCGCGGACGCCGTCATCGTGCAGGGCGGCGAGGGCGGCGGGCACACGGGGGACGTCGCGACGACGGTGCTGCTGCCGCAGGTCGTGGACGCCGTGGACATCCCCGTGATCGGCGCGGGCGGGTTCCACGACGGGCGCGGCCTGGTCGCCGCCCTCGCGTACGGGGCGGCCGGCGTCGCCATGGGCACCCGTTTCCTGCTCACCTCCGACTCGACCGTCCCTGACGCGGTGAAGGCCAGATATGTGGCGGCCACGGTCAAGGACGTCACGGTGACGACCGCCGTGGACGGTCTGCCGCACCGCATGCTGCGGACGGATCTCGTCGACTCGCTGGAGCGGGCGGGGCGTACGCGCGCGCTCGTGCAGGCCGTGCGGCGGGCCGCCGGGTTCAGGAAGCTGTCGGGCCTGAGCTGGCCTCAGATGGTCCGCGACGGACTGGCGATGAAGCACGGCAAGGAACTGTCGTGGAGCCAGGTCCTGCTCGCCGCGAACACCCCCATGCTCCTCAAGGCGTCCATGGTCGAGGGCCGCACCGACCTCGGCGTCATGGCATCGGGCCAGGTCGCGGGGGTGATCGAGGACCTCCCGAGCTGCGAGGAACTCGTCACCCGCGTGATGTCGGATGCCCTGCACGTGCTCGGCACCCTGCCTACCCCAGGGTGA
- a CDS encoding 2-keto-4-pentenoate hydratase, translated as MLDVRSRQEAAALLRRAELGRSPVAPLAGAFEGIGTEDAYEIQLINIRHRTALGAQVTGHKVGLSSPVMQRMMGVDEPDYGHLLDDMELREDRPVDTVRYCAPRVEVEIGFVLGNDLPGEGCTPADVLDATERVVPALELIDSRIADWRITIADTIADNASSAGYVTGAGRDPRDLDLKALEARLTCDGDEIAQGRGDAVLGDPAASVAWLARTVARFDVPLRKGHVILPGSCTRAVDVEAGRTYTAEFTGLGAVSLSFR; from the coding sequence ATGCTTGACGTCCGGAGTCGGCAGGAGGCCGCCGCGCTGCTGCGCCGCGCCGAACTCGGCCGCAGTCCCGTGGCGCCCCTGGCCGGCGCGTTCGAGGGCATCGGCACCGAGGACGCGTACGAGATCCAACTGATCAACATCCGGCACAGGACAGCCCTGGGAGCCCAGGTCACCGGGCACAAGGTGGGCCTCTCCTCACCGGTGATGCAGCGCATGATGGGCGTCGACGAACCCGACTACGGCCATCTCCTCGACGACATGGAGCTGCGCGAGGACCGGCCCGTGGACACCGTCCGCTACTGCGCGCCCCGCGTCGAGGTCGAGATCGGGTTCGTACTCGGCAACGACCTGCCGGGCGAGGGCTGCACCCCGGCCGACGTCCTCGACGCGACCGAACGCGTCGTGCCCGCACTGGAGTTGATCGACAGCCGGATCGCCGACTGGCGCATCACCATCGCCGACACGATCGCCGACAACGCCTCGTCCGCCGGTTACGTCACCGGTGCGGGCCGCGACCCGCGCGACCTCGACCTGAAGGCCCTCGAGGCCCGGCTCACCTGCGACGGCGACGAGATCGCGCAGGGTCGCGGTGACGCCGTCCTCGGCGACCCCGCGGCCTCCGTCGCCTGGCTGGCCCGCACCGTCGCCCGCTTCGACGTGCCCCTGCGCAAGGGACACGTCATCCTGCCCGGCTCCTGCACCCGCGCCGTCGACGTCGAGGCGGGCCGCACCTACACCGCCGAGTTCACCGGACTCGGCGCCGTATCGCTCTCGTTCCGATGA
- a CDS encoding cold-shock protein, which produces MATGTVKWFNSEKGFGFIEQDGGGADVFAHYSNIATQGFRELQEGQKVTFDVTQGQKGPQAENILPA; this is translated from the coding sequence ATGGCCACCGGAACCGTGAAGTGGTTCAACTCGGAAAAGGGCTTCGGCTTCATTGAGCAGGACGGCGGCGGCGCCGACGTCTTCGCCCACTACTCGAACATCGCCACCCAGGGCTTCCGTGAGCTCCAGGAAGGCCAGAAGGTGACGTTCGACGTCACGCAGGGCCAGAAGGGCCCCCAGGCGGAGAACATCCTCCCCGCCTGA
- a CDS encoding SDR family oxidoreductase — translation MANGKGADVAAGTGTGSGLCAGRVVIVTGAGRGLGRAHALAFAAEGARVVVNDLGVGLDGAPAPDSPAAQVVEEIRALGGEAVAHGGDIATTDGAASLVATAVDTFGRLDTLVNNAGFLRDRMLVNLDEDDWDAVMRVHLKGHFLPLKHAAAHWRAEAKAGRTPSARVVNTSSGAGLLGSVGQGNYSAAKAGIVGLTLVAAAEMGRYGVQVNAVAPAARTRMTERTFADTMAAPEDGFDAMAPENVSPVVVWLGSAASDGVTGRVFEAEAGRITVMEGWRPGPTADKAARWTPAEAGEAARELLGRAEVPGAVYGSG, via the coding sequence ATGGCGAACGGCAAGGGAGCGGATGTGGCTGCGGGTACGGGTACGGGTTCCGGGCTGTGCGCGGGGCGCGTCGTCATCGTGACGGGGGCCGGGCGCGGACTGGGGCGCGCGCACGCGCTGGCGTTCGCCGCCGAGGGCGCGCGGGTCGTGGTCAACGACCTGGGGGTGGGCCTCGACGGGGCCCCGGCGCCGGACAGCCCGGCGGCCCAAGTGGTGGAGGAGATACGGGCCCTGGGCGGCGAGGCGGTCGCCCACGGTGGGGACATCGCGACCACGGACGGCGCCGCCTCCCTCGTCGCCACGGCCGTCGACACGTTCGGACGCCTGGACACGCTGGTCAACAACGCGGGCTTCCTGCGCGACCGCATGCTGGTCAACCTCGACGAGGACGACTGGGACGCGGTCATGCGGGTGCATCTCAAGGGCCACTTCCTGCCCTTGAAGCACGCGGCGGCGCACTGGCGCGCGGAGGCGAAGGCGGGCAGGACACCCTCGGCCCGGGTCGTGAACACATCGTCGGGAGCGGGTCTGCTCGGCTCGGTGGGCCAGGGCAACTACAGCGCGGCGAAGGCCGGCATCGTGGGCCTGACCCTGGTCGCCGCGGCGGAGATGGGGCGGTACGGGGTGCAGGTGAACGCGGTCGCGCCGGCGGCCCGCACCCGCATGACGGAGCGCACGTTCGCCGACACCATGGCCGCCCCCGAGGACGGCTTCGACGCGATGGCCCCGGAGAACGTGTCGCCGGTGGTGGTGTGGCTCGGCTCCGCCGCGAGCGACGGCGTGACCGGCCGCGTCTTCGAGGCGGAGGCCGGCCGCATCACGGTCATGGAGGGCTGGCGCCCGGGCCCCACCGCCGACAAGGCGGCGCGCTGGACCCCTGCCGAGGCGGGGGAGGCGGCGAGGGAACTCCTCGGCAGGGCGGAGGTGCCGGGGGCGGTGTACGGGAGCGGGTGA
- a CDS encoding enoyl-CoA hydratase family protein: MGVSTSSPEKGIAVVTVDFPPVNALPVRGWYDLADALRAAGRDPDVRCVVLASEGRGFNAGVDIKEMQRDTATGGHGALIGANRGCYEAFAAVYECEVPVVAAVNGFCLGGGIGLVGNADAIVASDDATFGLPELDRGALGAATHLARLVPQHLMRALYYTSRTATAQELHAHGSVWKVVPRTELRSAALDLAREIARKDGSLIRLAKAAINGIDPVDVRRSYRFEQGFTFEANLSGVADRVRDTFGTDTDTATKGEAK; the protein is encoded by the coding sequence ATGGGTGTCTCCACCTCCTCACCCGAAAAGGGGATCGCCGTCGTCACGGTGGACTTCCCTCCGGTCAACGCGCTGCCGGTGCGGGGCTGGTACGACCTGGCCGATGCCCTGCGCGCGGCGGGCCGCGACCCGGACGTGCGCTGTGTCGTCCTCGCCTCCGAGGGCCGGGGGTTCAACGCGGGCGTCGACATCAAGGAGATGCAGCGCGACACGGCGACCGGCGGCCACGGCGCCCTCATCGGCGCCAACCGCGGCTGCTACGAGGCCTTCGCGGCCGTGTACGAGTGCGAGGTGCCGGTCGTCGCCGCGGTCAACGGCTTCTGCCTGGGCGGCGGCATCGGCCTCGTGGGCAACGCGGACGCGATCGTCGCCTCGGACGACGCCACGTTCGGCCTCCCCGAGCTCGACCGCGGAGCGCTCGGCGCCGCGACCCATCTCGCCAGACTCGTGCCGCAGCACCTGATGCGCGCCCTCTACTACACCTCGCGCACGGCGACGGCGCAGGAGCTGCACGCGCACGGTTCCGTCTGGAAGGTCGTGCCACGCACCGAACTCCGGTCCGCCGCACTGGACCTGGCCCGCGAGATCGCTCGCAAGGACGGCTCGCTCATCCGTCTCGCCAAGGCCGCGATCAACGGCATCGACCCCGTCGACGTACGCCGGAGCTACCGCTTCGAGCAGGGCTTCACCTTCGAGGCGAACCTCAGCGGCGTCGCGGACCGTGTCCGCGACACGTTCGGCACGGACACGGACACGGCAACCAAGGGGGAAGCCAAGTGA
- a CDS encoding tyrosine-protein phosphatase, with product MPRTPRTVSRRALVGAALTTLTAAAVAPGASAAGRRPHQDPRIRHIPLQGAVNVRDVGGYRALGGGRVRHGLVYRSDALAKLTDTDVTTLAGLGLRRVVDYRVPVELQYDGADRLPAGLTPESRPVSDNGLYAQMMAAIASKDPVRQEEMLGGGRAAAFMRSVYPRFVSDADNRARFAATLRDAAYGTGGRGALLYHCTSGKDRTGWTTYVLLLLLGVPERTAVDDYLASNAFRAANDAKVRDGLKQSGMMLDPDLLIPLQEVRTEYLSAAVEQARTDYGSLGRYVSRGLGLDGHTVMALRHRLLD from the coding sequence ATGCCACGCACGCCACGCACCGTTTCGAGACGCGCCCTCGTCGGCGCCGCGCTCACCACCCTGACGGCGGCGGCCGTCGCGCCCGGTGCCTCCGCGGCCGGACGGCGTCCGCACCAGGACCCGCGGATACGGCACATCCCGCTCCAGGGCGCGGTCAACGTCCGCGACGTGGGCGGCTACCGGGCCCTCGGCGGCGGTCGCGTCCGCCACGGACTCGTCTACCGCTCCGACGCCCTGGCCAAGCTCACCGACACCGACGTCACCACCCTCGCGGGCCTCGGTCTGCGCCGGGTGGTCGACTACCGGGTGCCGGTGGAGCTCCAGTACGACGGCGCGGACCGCCTCCCCGCCGGCCTCACCCCGGAGTCACGTCCCGTCTCCGACAACGGGCTGTACGCGCAGATGATGGCCGCGATCGCCTCCAAGGACCCCGTGCGGCAGGAGGAGATGCTCGGCGGAGGCCGGGCGGCCGCGTTCATGCGGAGCGTGTATCCGCGGTTCGTGTCGGACGCGGACAACCGCGCGCGTTTCGCGGCCACCCTGCGCGACGCCGCGTACGGCACCGGGGGCCGGGGCGCGCTCCTGTACCACTGCACGTCGGGGAAGGACCGTACGGGCTGGACGACGTACGTCCTCCTGCTGCTGCTCGGCGTCCCCGAACGGACCGCCGTGGACGACTACTTGGCGTCGAACGCCTTCCGTGCCGCGAACGACGCGAAGGTGCGCGACGGACTGAAGCAGTCCGGCATGATGCTCGACCCGGACCTGCTGATCCCGCTCCAGGAGGTCCGCACGGAGTATCTGTCGGCGGCCGTCGAGCAGGCGCGGACGGACTACGGCAGCCTGGGCCGGTACGTCTCGCGGGGGCTCGGCCTCGACGGGCACACGGTCATGGCCCTGCGTCACCGGCTCCTCGACTGA
- a CDS encoding acetaldehyde dehydrogenase (acetylating): protein MTAKKATAAIVGSGNIGTDLLHKLHRSPYIEPRWMIGVDPDSAGLARARKLGVEASHEGVEHLLAQDELPDLVFEATSAYVHRANAPRYAELGIRAVDLTPAAVGPAVVPPANLTAHLDAPNINMITCGGQATIPMVYAVSRVVPVAYAEIVASVASESAGPGTRANIDEFTRTTSRGIEEIGGAARGKAIIILNPAEPPVIMRDTVFCAIPEDADRDAITLSVKEIAESVAAYVPGYRLRTEPQFDDPSPMNGGMARVAIFLEVEGAGDFLPPYAGNLDIMTAAATKVGEELAKGISK, encoded by the coding sequence ATGACCGCGAAGAAAGCCACCGCCGCCATCGTCGGCTCCGGGAACATCGGCACCGACCTCCTCCACAAGCTCCACCGCTCCCCGTACATCGAGCCGCGCTGGATGATCGGCGTGGACCCCGACAGCGCGGGCCTCGCGCGGGCGCGGAAGCTGGGGGTCGAGGCGAGCCACGAGGGCGTCGAGCACCTCCTCGCCCAGGACGAGCTGCCCGACCTCGTCTTCGAGGCGACGAGCGCCTATGTCCACCGCGCCAACGCCCCGCGCTACGCCGAACTCGGCATCAGGGCCGTCGACCTGACCCCGGCCGCCGTCGGCCCCGCCGTGGTCCCGCCCGCGAACCTCACCGCGCATCTCGACGCGCCCAACATCAACATGATCACCTGCGGCGGCCAGGCCACCATCCCCATGGTGTACGCGGTCTCACGCGTCGTCCCTGTCGCGTACGCGGAGATCGTGGCGTCCGTCGCCTCGGAGTCCGCGGGGCCCGGCACCCGCGCGAACATCGACGAGTTCACCCGCACGACGTCCCGCGGCATCGAGGAGATCGGCGGCGCCGCGCGCGGCAAGGCGATCATCATCCTCAACCCGGCCGAGCCGCCCGTCATCATGCGCGACACCGTCTTCTGCGCCATCCCCGAGGACGCCGACCGGGACGCGATCACCCTCTCCGTGAAGGAGATCGCCGAGAGCGTGGCGGCGTACGTGCCCGGCTACCGGCTGCGCACGGAACCGCAGTTCGACGACCCGTCACCCATGAACGGCGGGATGGCGCGCGTCGCGATCTTCCTGGAGGTGGAGGGGGCGGGCGACTTCCTGCCGCCGTACGCAGGAAACCTCGACATCATGACCGCCGCCGCGACGAAGGTCGGCGAGGAGCTCGCGAAGGGGATCAGCAAGTGA
- a CDS encoding CoA-transferase subunit beta: MACADAWRDSGEILASPMGLIPSVGARLAKRTFSPDLLLTDGEAMTVGLGGEPEGWLPYRQHLTMVTGGRRHVMMGASQIDRHGNQNISCIGDWDRPDRQLLGVRGAPVNTLNNPVSYWIPKHSARVFVEKVDMISGVGYDSAAAAGPSATRYHRIPRVVSNLGVFDFETPDRSMRLASVHPGVTVDEVITATGFPLALPDGGEVPQTREPTPEELRLIREVIDPKGLRDREVRPV, translated from the coding sequence ATCGCCTGCGCCGACGCCTGGCGCGACAGCGGCGAGATCCTGGCCAGTCCGATGGGACTGATCCCCTCCGTCGGCGCCCGCCTCGCCAAGCGCACGTTCTCCCCCGATCTCCTCCTCACCGACGGCGAGGCGATGACCGTGGGTCTCGGCGGGGAGCCGGAGGGCTGGCTTCCGTACCGTCAGCACCTGACCATGGTCACCGGCGGCAGGCGTCACGTGATGATGGGCGCGAGTCAGATCGACCGGCACGGCAACCAGAACATCTCGTGCATCGGCGACTGGGACCGCCCCGACCGCCAGCTCCTCGGCGTACGCGGGGCGCCCGTGAACACCCTCAACAATCCCGTGAGTTACTGGATCCCGAAGCACTCCGCGCGCGTGTTCGTCGAGAAGGTCGACATGATCAGCGGGGTCGGTTACGACAGCGCCGCCGCGGCGGGACCGTCGGCGACGCGCTACCACCGCATCCCGCGCGTCGTGTCGAACCTCGGCGTCTTCGACTTCGAGACGCCGGACCGCTCGATGCGGCTCGCGTCCGTGCACCCCGGGGTCACCGTCGACGAGGTCATCACGGCGACGGGCTTCCCGCTGGCCCTGCCGGACGGGGGCGAGGTGCCACAGACGCGCGAGCCCACCCCCGAGGAGCTGCGGCTGATCCGCGAGGTCATCGACCCGAAGGGTCTGCGCGACCGCGAGGTCAGGCCCGTATGA
- a CDS encoding acetyl-CoA C-acetyltransferase, with protein MAEAYIVEALRTPVGRRKGGLAAAHPADLGAHVLKELVARSGIDPAAVEDVVFGCLDTVGPQAGDIARTAWLAAGLPEEVPGVTIDRQCGSSQQAVHFAAQGVLSGTQDLVVAGGTQNMTQIPIAFASRQAAEPLGLTDGPYAGSEGWRARYGDQPVNQFHGAELIARKWGITRRDQEEWALRSHERAIRAIDEGRFARETVAYGDVTVDEGPRRDTTLEKMAGLKPVVEGGTITAACSSQVSDGAAAMLLASERAVREHGLTPRARVHHLSVRGEDPIRMLSAPIPATAYALKKTGLSMDDIDLVEINEAFAPVVLAWLKETGTDPERVNVNGGAIALGHPLGATGAKLMTTLLHELERTGGRYGLQTMCEGGGQANVTIIERL; from the coding sequence ATGGCCGAGGCCTACATAGTCGAAGCGCTCCGCACCCCCGTCGGACGGCGCAAGGGAGGCCTCGCCGCCGCCCACCCCGCCGACCTCGGCGCGCACGTCCTCAAGGAGCTGGTCGCCCGCTCCGGGATCGACCCCGCGGCCGTCGAGGACGTCGTCTTCGGCTGCCTCGACACGGTGGGCCCGCAGGCCGGTGACATCGCGCGGACGGCCTGGCTCGCCGCCGGCCTCCCCGAGGAGGTGCCCGGCGTGACCATCGACCGCCAGTGCGGTTCGTCACAGCAGGCCGTGCACTTCGCGGCGCAGGGCGTCCTGTCCGGCACCCAGGACCTCGTCGTGGCCGGCGGCACCCAGAACATGACGCAGATCCCCATCGCCTTCGCCTCCCGCCAGGCCGCCGAGCCCCTCGGCCTCACGGACGGCCCCTACGCGGGCAGCGAGGGCTGGCGCGCCCGCTACGGCGACCAGCCGGTGAACCAGTTCCACGGCGCCGAGCTCATCGCCCGCAAGTGGGGCATCACCCGCCGCGACCAGGAGGAGTGGGCTCTGCGCTCCCACGAGCGGGCCATCCGCGCCATCGACGAGGGCCGCTTCGCCCGCGAGACCGTCGCCTACGGAGACGTCACCGTGGACGAGGGCCCCCGCCGCGACACGACCCTGGAGAAGATGGCGGGCCTCAAGCCCGTCGTCGAGGGCGGCACGATCACCGCGGCCTGCTCCTCGCAGGTCTCCGACGGCGCCGCCGCGATGCTCCTCGCCTCGGAGCGTGCCGTACGCGAGCACGGCCTCACCCCGCGCGCCCGCGTCCACCACCTCTCCGTACGTGGCGAGGACCCCATCCGCATGCTCTCCGCGCCGATCCCCGCGACGGCGTACGCGCTGAAGAAGACCGGCCTGTCCATGGACGACATCGACCTCGTCGAGATCAACGAGGCCTTCGCCCCCGTGGTCCTCGCCTGGCTCAAGGAGACGGGCACGGACCCGGAGAGGGTGAACGTGAACGGGGGAGCGATCGCCCTCGGGCACCCCCTCGGCGCGACCGGGGCGAAGCTGATGACGACGCTGCTGCACGAGCTGGAGCGCACGGGCGGTCGCTACGGACTGCAGACGATGTGCGAGGGAGGGGGCCAGGCGAACGTCACGATCATCGAGCGTCTCTAG
- a CDS encoding SDR family oxidoreductase, whose protein sequence is MDLSSRPLRGKVAVVTGGTRGVGAGIAAAFVRAGADVVVCARRPPEEPLPGCEFIPVDLRDGPAVRRFFAGLDRVDVLVNNAGGTPYRLLGESDAERHARVVELNLTAPMTASLAAREQLRRTRGSVVMIGSVSGARPSPGTAAYGAAKAGLENLARSMAVEWAPEIRVNTLVLGMVRTELSHLHYGDEEGVAAVGRTVPIGRLAEPSEIGDAAVFLASDAASYITGASLLVHGGGERPAFLDAATVNKEA, encoded by the coding sequence ATGGATCTGAGCTCAAGGCCGCTGAGGGGGAAGGTCGCGGTCGTCACCGGGGGTACGCGGGGCGTGGGGGCCGGAATCGCGGCGGCGTTCGTGCGGGCGGGCGCGGACGTGGTGGTGTGCGCGCGCAGACCCCCCGAAGAGCCTCTGCCCGGCTGCGAGTTCATACCCGTCGACCTGCGGGACGGTCCGGCCGTACGCCGCTTCTTCGCGGGCCTCGACCGGGTGGACGTGCTGGTGAACAACGCGGGAGGTACGCCGTACCGGCTGCTCGGGGAGTCCGACGCGGAGCGGCACGCGCGCGTGGTCGAGCTCAATCTCACGGCGCCGATGACCGCGTCGCTGGCCGCGCGCGAGCAACTGCGGCGCACGCGCGGCTCCGTCGTGATGATCGGCAGCGTGAGCGGCGCGAGACCCTCGCCGGGCACGGCGGCGTACGGGGCGGCCAAGGCGGGTCTGGAGAATCTGGCGCGCTCGATGGCGGTGGAGTGGGCGCCCGAGATACGGGTGAACACGCTGGTCCTCGGGATGGTGCGCACCGAGCTGTCCCATCTGCACTACGGGGACGAGGAAGGCGTGGCGGCGGTGGGGCGCACGGTGCCGATCGGACGCCTCGCCGAGCCGTCGGAGATCGGGGACGCGGCGGTGTTCCTCGCCTCGGACGCCGCGTCGTACATCACGGGGGCGAGCCTCCTGGTGCACGGAGGCGGGGAGCGCCCGGCGTTCCTGGACGCGGCAACTGTCAACAAGGAGGCGTGA
- a CDS encoding TetR/AcrR family transcriptional regulator translates to MPIKKKPQVTASPERRRELLDTAAEVFAAQGYNATTVRKIADHAGMLAGSLYYHFDSKESMLEEILRTFLDELWHGYDSVLDSGLGPRETLEALVTESFREIDRHRAAVAIYQKESKHLAVQERFEFLAASQRKFEKAWLSTLERGVAAEVFRADLDIRLTYRFVRDTVWVAASWYRPGGQHSPEEIARQYLSMVLDGIALRVTQP, encoded by the coding sequence GTGCCTATCAAGAAGAAGCCCCAGGTGACCGCCTCGCCCGAGCGCCGCCGCGAACTCCTCGACACCGCGGCCGAGGTCTTCGCCGCCCAGGGGTACAACGCCACCACCGTCCGCAAGATCGCCGACCACGCGGGGATGCTCGCGGGCAGTCTCTACTACCACTTCGACTCCAAGGAGTCGATGCTCGAAGAGATCCTGCGGACCTTCCTCGACGAGCTGTGGCACGGATACGACTCCGTCCTCGACTCCGGGCTCGGCCCCAGGGAAACCCTGGAGGCCCTCGTCACCGAGTCCTTCCGCGAGATCGACCGGCACCGCGCCGCCGTCGCCATCTACCAGAAGGAGTCCAAGCACCTCGCCGTCCAGGAGCGCTTCGAGTTCCTGGCGGCCTCCCAGCGCAAGTTCGAGAAGGCGTGGCTCTCCACTCTGGAGCGCGGCGTCGCCGCCGAGGTGTTCCGCGCCGACCTCGACATCCGGCTCACCTACCGGTTCGTCCGCGACACCGTCTGGGTCGCCGCGTCCTGGTACCGCCCCGGCGGACAGCACAGCCCCGAGGAGATCGCCCGCCAGTACCTCTCGATGGTCCTGGACGGCATCGCCCTACGCGTCACCCAACCCTGA